From one Ignavibacteria bacterium genomic stretch:
- a CDS encoding ABC transporter permease, whose protein sequence is MKYEIFIAKRYLRSKHKLNFITIISIVSVLGITLGVAALIVVLSVFNGFGSLVTSILVNFDPHIRITALSEEAYDRMPEAAHVLKTTGHIKSYSPFVSGKAIALKNQLTSIVDVKGMEYPKGADEDWGVRSKVEYGRFDLSPAGDKDGIIIGFNLANKIQSLVGDSLYLTSFNSISQSAASLSVPSVKKYVIRGIFESNNNDYDLYSVFVSLNSAQDLLGLGDRFQGYEVRLDDIKNSMQVKQELQQKLDGRLFRINTWYDLHKDLYSMMQIERWAAFIIVSLIITVATFNVLGSLSMSVIEKTKDIGVLRSMGARDRSILRIFMFEGMLTGIVGTIAGSIIGVGIILLQMKLKFYPLDPNKYIIDALPVELRLWDFLAVAVMALLLSFLASLYPAKRAVKVPALEAIKWE, encoded by the coding sequence ATGAAATACGAAATATTCATAGCAAAAAGATATCTGCGCTCGAAGCACAAGCTGAACTTCATTACAATTATTTCAATTGTTTCCGTGCTTGGAATTACGCTGGGTGTTGCGGCGTTGATAGTAGTTTTATCTGTATTTAACGGATTTGGAAGCCTGGTAACTTCCATTCTTGTAAACTTTGACCCTCACATAAGGATTACAGCTCTCAGTGAAGAAGCATACGACAGGATGCCTGAGGCGGCACATGTGCTTAAGACGACGGGTCACATTAAATCGTACTCCCCTTTTGTTTCCGGAAAAGCAATTGCTCTAAAAAACCAGCTTACGAGCATTGTTGACGTAAAGGGTATGGAATACCCAAAAGGGGCCGATGAGGACTGGGGTGTCAGGTCGAAGGTTGAATACGGGAGGTTTGATTTAAGCCCTGCCGGAGACAAAGACGGCATCATAATTGGATTTAACCTGGCAAATAAAATACAGAGCCTCGTTGGCGACAGCCTATATCTGACGTCATTTAATTCCATAAGCCAGTCGGCTGCAAGCCTTTCTGTTCCGTCGGTTAAGAAGTATGTTATCCGAGGGATCTTTGAATCGAACAACAACGATTACGACTTGTATTCGGTATTTGTTTCTTTGAATTCGGCGCAGGACCTTTTAGGTTTAGGCGACCGTTTTCAGGGTTATGAAGTAAGGCTTGATGACATAAAAAACTCTATGCAGGTAAAGCAGGAGCTCCAGCAAAAGCTGGACGGAAGGCTTTTCAGGATAAACACCTGGTATGACCTTCACAAGGATCTTTATTCAATGATGCAGATTGAACGCTGGGCGGCTTTTATAATTGTAAGCCTTATAATTACAGTTGCCACATTTAACGTCCTGGGTTCGCTTTCCATGTCGGTAATTGAAAAGACCAAAGACATCGGAGTCTTGAGGTCAATGGGCGCGCGTGACCGTTCGATACTAAGGATTTTCATGTTTGAAGGAATGCTGACCGGAATAGTCGGAACAATAGCCGGAAGCATAATCGGCGTAGGCATAATACTGCTTCAGATGAAGCTGAAGTTTTATCCGCTGGATCCTAATAAATATATAATTGATGCGCTTCCTGTTGAACTGAGGCTTTGGGATTTTCTGGCCGTTGCGGTGATGGCTTTATTACTGTCGTTTCTGGCTTCACTCTACCCTGCCAAAAGGGCCGTTAAGGTTCCGGCTTTAGAAGCCATTAAATGGGAATAA
- a CDS encoding ABC transporter ATP-binding protein, with the protein MSEIILKTENIHKSYESLDKKKFEVLKGISISISKNKITVIMGASGAGKSTLLHIICGLDRPDTGVVNFEGSDILKFSDEKLASFRNRNTGFVFQFHHLLPEFTASENVAIPLMINNVSLSDALAKAKFLLKQVGLEDRMEHKPAELSGGEQQRVAVARALANDPEIIFADEPTGNLDSVNSEAINRLFVELRDQFKKTLVIVTHNPDLMKLADEVFEMKDGEIVAFRAKGDN; encoded by the coding sequence ATGAGCGAAATAATCCTAAAGACTGAAAACATTCATAAATCCTATGAGAGCCTCGACAAGAAAAAGTTTGAGGTGTTAAAAGGAATTTCAATTAGCATTTCCAAAAACAAGATTACAGTTATCATGGGTGCCTCAGGCGCCGGTAAAAGTACTCTTCTTCACATAATCTGCGGGCTGGACCGCCCGGATACAGGGGTTGTAAATTTTGAGGGAAGTGACATACTGAAGTTTTCAGATGAAAAACTGGCTTCATTCAGAAACAGGAATACCGGTTTTGTATTCCAGTTCCATCATCTTCTGCCGGAGTTTACGGCCTCGGAAAACGTTGCAATTCCCTTGATGATAAACAACGTTTCACTGAGCGATGCACTGGCCAAGGCAAAGTTTCTTCTTAAGCAGGTAGGACTTGAAGACAGGATGGAACACAAGCCGGCTGAGCTTTCCGGAGGCGAGCAGCAGAGGGTAGCAGTTGCCAGGGCGCTTGCAAACGATCCTGAAATAATTTTTGCAGATGAGCCAACGGGCAACCTTGACTCTGTAAACAGCGAGGCCATAAACAGGCTTTTTGTTGAGCTGAGGGACCAGTTCAAAAAAACACTAGTAATTGTGACGCACAACCCTGATCTGATGAAGCTTGCAGACGAGGTATTTGAGATGAAGGATGGCGAAATTGTTGCTTTCAGGGCAAAAGGCGATAATTGA
- a CDS encoding T9SS type A sorting domain-containing protein, whose product MKRYYCILFILSFLSISLNAQTTGTFRRLDTLSVQPLDAGGWGEVVAGLDLDKDGKPEIYAVNSNAIDEPPSQLTPRIYKYELNNNKWEMVWSAEIPDIKQNTWPALTYGDLDKDGKGEIIFAPANWVDTEHPNPDRVFVYEAREGSDSMGVDIFGSSAPNAKFKIATTDNSDIRPMKWFVEDYDGDGTPELMFCDRSSGTGALGFGILSVDKIPDNADGSEKWTIEASGLSSLTGFPAAIYYDIAWLNNVLYLWDSKGNIVSVKYNTDKTWKLVATQTTIGGATGSFKTAQVADIDNDGTKEIVFGGWSDGKAYVCKQLNDTLAATVAADYSLLGVTRLNGGGKGDLDKDGKIDFVFGSRNNTATKVFDAVVRLQYTGGKADDPKSYTPSVIDSLIHPNTGQLDIVTVGDVDKDSVDEAVYSSGYPRGTLDFPNIPLVILKYQSPSGVQKENSRIPANFFLAQNFPNPFNPSTTIRFGLPGDAVVTLRIFNILGQEVATLLNSEQMSAGSYNVDFNASKLTSGTYIYQLNYNNQTVTKKMLLMK is encoded by the coding sequence ATGAAACGTTATTATTGTATTTTGTTTATTCTTTCATTTCTTTCAATTTCCTTAAATGCCCAGACTACGGGTACCTTCAGGAGGCTTGATACACTCTCAGTCCAACCCCTTGATGCAGGCGGCTGGGGTGAAGTTGTTGCGGGTCTGGATCTGGACAAGGACGGGAAGCCCGAAATTTATGCCGTCAACAGCAATGCTATTGATGAGCCCCCATCGCAGTTAACCCCAAGAATCTACAAGTATGAGCTTAATAACAATAAGTGGGAAATGGTATGGAGTGCTGAAATCCCGGACATTAAGCAGAATACCTGGCCGGCATTAACATACGGCGATCTTGACAAAGACGGCAAGGGAGAGATAATCTTTGCCCCGGCAAACTGGGTTGATACAGAGCATCCGAATCCTGACAGGGTGTTTGTTTATGAAGCCAGGGAAGGCAGCGACAGTATGGGCGTTGACATTTTCGGCAGCTCTGCTCCAAATGCAAAGTTTAAGATTGCAACGACGGATAATTCTGACATAAGACCTATGAAATGGTTCGTCGAAGACTATGACGGCGACGGTACACCGGAACTTATGTTCTGCGACCGCAGCAGCGGTACAGGCGCTCTTGGTTTTGGCATCCTGTCGGTTGACAAAATTCCCGACAACGCCGACGGATCAGAAAAATGGACCATTGAGGCAAGCGGCCTGTCCAGCCTAACAGGCTTCCCTGCTGCTATATATTATGATATAGCATGGCTTAACAATGTCCTTTATCTGTGGGACAGTAAAGGAAACATTGTTTCGGTTAAATACAATACTGACAAGACCTGGAAGCTAGTTGCCACTCAGACAACTATAGGCGGAGCAACCGGATCTTTCAAGACCGCACAGGTAGCTGATATTGACAATGACGGGACCAAGGAAATCGTTTTTGGCGGCTGGTCTGACGGCAAGGCATACGTATGCAAGCAGCTAAATGACACCCTGGCTGCTACAGTAGCTGCCGACTATTCACTGCTTGGGGTTACAAGATTAAATGGCGGCGGTAAAGGTGACCTGGATAAGGATGGGAAAATTGATTTTGTTTTCGGAAGCAGAAACAATACAGCCACAAAGGTATTTGACGCCGTAGTGCGCCTGCAGTATACTGGCGGAAAAGCAGATGATCCCAAAAGCTACACCCCTTCAGTTATCGATTCATTAATTCATCCGAATACCGGGCAGCTGGATATTGTAACGGTAGGAGACGTTGATAAGGATTCAGTTGACGAGGCTGTATATTCTTCAGGTTATCCGAGAGGTACGCTCGACTTCCCGAACATTCCTCTTGTCATACTGAAATATCAGTCTCCTTCGGGTGTTCAAAAAGAAAACTCCCGCATTCCGGCTAATTTCTTCTTAGCACAGAACTTCCCCAACCCGTTCAACCCGTCTACAACCATTAGATTCGGATTGCCGGGCGATGCAGTTGTTACGTTAAGGATATTCAACATTCTTGGACAGGAAGTTGCGACCTTACTTAACAGCGAGCAGATGAGTGCAGGAAGCTATAATGTTGACTTTAATGCTTCAAAGCTTACAAGCGGCACATATATCTATCAGTTAAACTACAACAACCAGACCGTAACAAAGAAGATGTTACTGATGAAGTAA
- a CDS encoding TonB-dependent receptor — protein MQKKFLTMVLIFLAVLSHNLLAGTTGKIAGKVTDQETGEALMGVNVIIDGTTLGAATDIEGYYTINNIPPGIYTIYASAVGYQKRQIVNVKVSADFTTKLDIQISSTATTLSTVVITAEAPLIRKDLTSSQTSVDAGQIASLPVESVNQILSLQAGFVQGAGGELHIRGGRSTEISYAVNGVSISNPFDNSRTVEISTNAIQELSVVSGTFNAEYGNALSGIVNTITKEGGSKYQGFLSFYTGDYLSTHSNVFYNIKNVNPLNSNVSEATLSGPIPFLGDYFSFFASGRYNYDKGYLYGVREHNPQDSVYRNPQNPDDIRIVSTGDGSAVSMNPSKDISSTFKLTFRPISTIKINYDVVYSNSDYQTYNHDLKYDPDGNYHNYEWGLLNSVELRHAVSNSTFYTLKGSYNLNDFKQYVYPLLDAGGNEVDYYPGLGTENLHADPRYQNRSKLDPAMNYTFASGGTLNNQYYQRSKSYGAKLDFTSQLNKNHEMKFGLDFRSHVLEFENFEVIKESSLPEIPDLTTPKHDYYTKKPLEFSSYIQDKMEFESIILNVGLRYDYFASRSPYSVDTFHPSPNDPKLPPQIDAASLLKDAPAKYQLSPRIGISYPITDKGIIHLSYGHFYQMPPFQYLYNNANFKTSFSSGFPTYGNANLNPEKTVTYEFGLQQQMTENLAFNLTAFYKDVRDLLALQQIRISTQETYNKYVNKDYGSIKGVTFSLNKRRNIDEFFGASLDYTFQVAEGNETSADAFFLDLSSGRQSEKVPVLLSWDQSHTLNGSLLFGHDDWNVTLVGRIGTGLPYTPQIVSGKIYLPTNSDRKPSQMSVDLLADKSFNVFDFTFTLFLKVYNLFDALNERYVYDDTGRATYSIEEKMGSAQNTNEKAAKTPGMHSADEYFVRPNYYLAPRNVKVGISVKF, from the coding sequence ATGCAGAAAAAGTTTCTGACCATGGTTTTAATATTTTTAGCTGTTTTATCTCACAACCTGCTTGCCGGAACCACCGGGAAAATCGCCGGCAAAGTAACTGACCAGGAAACGGGTGAAGCTCTCATGGGAGTAAACGTCATTATTGACGGCACTACTCTCGGTGCAGCTACAGACATAGAGGGTTATTACACGATCAATAATATCCCGCCCGGGATCTATACGATCTACGCCTCTGCCGTAGGATACCAGAAAAGGCAGATAGTAAACGTAAAGGTTTCGGCAGATTTTACTACAAAGCTGGATATTCAGATATCCTCAACGGCAACAACACTAAGCACTGTTGTAATAACGGCTGAAGCCCCTTTGATCAGGAAGGATTTAACTTCTTCGCAGACTTCAGTAGATGCCGGGCAGATTGCGAGCCTGCCGGTTGAAAGTGTAAACCAGATACTTTCTCTTCAGGCAGGTTTTGTACAGGGCGCCGGCGGAGAGCTTCACATAAGGGGCGGGCGTTCAACAGAAATTTCATATGCCGTAAACGGCGTATCCATTTCAAATCCGTTCGACAATTCCCGAACGGTTGAAATTTCCACAAACGCCATACAGGAGCTTTCAGTTGTAAGCGGAACCTTCAACGCCGAATACGGAAATGCCCTTTCCGGCATTGTAAACACAATTACTAAGGAAGGCGGGAGCAAGTACCAGGGATTTCTTTCATTTTACACGGGGGACTACCTGAGCACGCACAGCAACGTCTTCTATAACATTAAAAACGTCAACCCCCTTAACAGCAATGTTTCAGAAGCCACCCTAAGCGGCCCAATTCCTTTTCTCGGGGATTACTTCTCCTTCTTTGCCTCCGGAAGATATAATTACGACAAGGGTTATTTATACGGCGTGCGTGAGCACAACCCACAGGATTCAGTCTACAGAAATCCGCAGAATCCGGATGACATCAGAATCGTTTCCACAGGCGACGGATCTGCCGTCTCGATGAACCCGAGCAAGGACATAAGTTCGACATTCAAGCTGACATTCAGGCCCATTTCCACGATCAAGATCAACTATGACGTGGTTTATTCAAATTCTGATTATCAGACCTATAACCACGACTTAAAGTATGACCCGGACGGGAATTACCACAATTATGAGTGGGGCCTTCTGAACTCAGTTGAATTAAGGCACGCCGTAAGCAACAGCACGTTCTACACTCTTAAGGGATCATATAACCTGAATGACTTTAAGCAGTATGTCTATCCCCTGCTTGATGCCGGCGGAAATGAAGTGGATTACTACCCCGGCCTTGGGACAGAAAACCTGCACGCGGATCCAAGATATCAGAACCGCAGCAAACTTGACCCGGCGATGAATTATACATTTGCCTCGGGCGGAACCTTAAATAACCAGTATTATCAGAGGAGCAAGAGCTACGGTGCAAAGCTTGACTTTACGAGCCAGCTGAACAAAAACCATGAAATGAAGTTCGGGCTTGATTTCAGGAGCCACGTTCTGGAATTTGAGAACTTTGAAGTCATAAAGGAATCCTCATTGCCCGAAATTCCCGACCTGACGACGCCGAAACATGACTACTATACAAAGAAGCCTCTTGAATTCTCTTCATACATACAGGACAAGATGGAATTTGAAAGCATCATCTTGAACGTGGGGCTCAGGTATGATTACTTTGCCTCGCGTTCTCCGTATTCAGTTGATACATTCCATCCGTCTCCGAACGACCCGAAGCTGCCGCCGCAGATTGATGCCGCGAGCCTCCTTAAAGACGCGCCGGCAAAATATCAGCTGAGCCCCAGAATAGGTATTTCGTACCCTATTACGGATAAAGGCATAATACACCTGTCCTACGGTCACTTTTATCAGATGCCACCATTCCAGTATCTCTACAACAACGCCAATTTCAAAACCAGTTTTTCATCCGGATTCCCCACATACGGCAACGCCAATCTGAACCCGGAGAAGACTGTTACATATGAGTTTGGACTGCAGCAGCAGATGACAGAAAATCTGGCTTTTAACCTGACGGCTTTCTATAAAGACGTACGCGACCTGTTGGCGCTTCAGCAGATCAGAATAAGCACACAGGAGACGTACAACAAATACGTCAACAAAGATTACGGAAGCATTAAGGGTGTTACCTTTTCTCTTAATAAGAGAAGGAATATCGACGAGTTTTTCGGGGCCTCGCTGGACTACACATTCCAGGTGGCAGAAGGAAACGAAACCAGCGCAGATGCATTCTTCCTGGATCTTTCTTCAGGCAGGCAGTCAGAAAAAGTGCCGGTACTACTCAGCTGGGATCAGTCGCACACACTAAACGGCTCGCTTCTTTTCGGGCACGACGACTGGAACGTTACCTTAGTCGGACGTATCGGCACGGGGCTTCCCTACACGCCGCAGATAGTTTCAGGCAAGATTTATCTTCCCACAAACAGCGACAGGAAGCCATCGCAGATGAGTGTGGATCTGTTGGCAGACAAGTCATTTAATGTTTTCGACTTTACTTTTACGCTTTTCCTGAAGGTTTACAACCTCTTTGACGCACTAAATGAAAGGTATGTTTATGATGACACCGGAAGGGCTACTTATTCGATTGAGGAAAAGATGGGCTCGGCCCAGAATACAAACGAGAAAGCGGCAAAAACCCCGGGCATGCATTCAGCAGACGAGTACTTTGTAAGGCCGAACTACTATCTTGCCCCGAGGAATGTAAAAGTAGGAATATCCGTAAAATTTTGA
- a CDS encoding UPF0164 family protein has translation MKLIKIIFVLMIITPALAFPQSITKTGTTVGQFLKIGVGSRAAGMGGAFSASSDDISSTYWNPAGLARITSNEAAFNHVKWFADINLENAAFATTVPGFGTVGAFVSVLTTGEMMVTTPEMPEGTGEYFKYNNLAVGLSYARNLTDNFSIGMNAKYIGENIWHMNAQGFAIDLGTLYRIPILNEFRIAASISNFGTKMKLEGRDALNIKTVGSGDANLINTDVEMESFDLPLMFRFGVAADVIKSESSRLTLAADAIHPNDHTEYVNTGLEFAWSETFYIRGGYNSLFERDTEKGLTFGFGLNYRMFDFANVVIDYAYEDMHRLNNVQYISLGLKF, from the coding sequence ATGAAATTAATAAAAATAATATTTGTGCTTATGATAATAACTCCGGCTTTAGCGTTTCCGCAGTCAATTACGAAGACCGGAACCACTGTCGGGCAGTTCTTAAAGATCGGAGTAGGCTCGAGGGCAGCAGGAATGGGAGGAGCCTTTTCGGCTTCTTCCGACGACATATCCTCAACTTACTGGAATCCGGCAGGGCTTGCCAGGATAACGTCTAATGAGGCAGCCTTTAATCACGTAAAGTGGTTTGCCGACATCAATCTGGAGAACGCAGCTTTTGCAACCACTGTGCCGGGTTTTGGGACTGTGGGAGCATTTGTCTCCGTGCTCACGACTGGTGAAATGATGGTTACCACTCCGGAGATGCCGGAAGGAACGGGAGAATACTTCAAGTACAACAATCTTGCCGTGGGATTAAGCTATGCAAGAAACCTGACTGATAATTTCTCTATAGGCATGAATGCAAAGTATATAGGTGAAAATATCTGGCACATGAATGCGCAGGGTTTTGCAATTGACCTTGGCACATTGTACAGGATACCGATCTTAAACGAATTCCGCATTGCAGCCAGCATTTCAAACTTTGGTACAAAGATGAAGCTTGAAGGGCGCGATGCCCTCAACATTAAAACCGTAGGCTCGGGTGATGCTAACCTGATCAATACAGACGTTGAAATGGAATCCTTCGACCTGCCGTTGATGTTCCGTTTCGGGGTTGCAGCCGATGTAATTAAGTCAGAGTCCTCAAGGCTCACGCTTGCTGCAGACGCCATTCACCCGAACGACCACACTGAGTATGTAAATACAGGACTGGAGTTTGCCTGGAGTGAAACGTTTTATATACGGGGCGGCTACAATTCCCTTTTTGAACGTGATACTGAAAAGGGGCTGACATTCGGTTTCGGGTTAAACTACCGTATGTTTGATTTTGCAAACGTTGTAATTGATTATGCGTATGAAGACATGCACAGGCTGAACAACGTGCAGTATATTTCGCTCGGTCTGAAGTTCTGA
- a CDS encoding leucyl aminopeptidase, producing MLNIKFKNEGTKTSLLKDSLLMRFLFEDENLKKQLGVLENLYGISIPEVQRKNILSEKGSEIKIYNPDGLPSILILHKVKTKKDFSNDYFRNYFAGFISSLHDENVSNLQIVLPELSTVGKYFSDESYFYQTFIEGIQLGNYRFDKYMSEKDSSKTVTVSLYGNKAGLDEAIKNGLALMDGVCFARDLANEPSSVLTPAELAQRSKKELEKLGVKVTIYDLKDIQKRELGGILAVGRGSDNPQRLIVLNYKPAKAKKKIALVGKGVTFDSGGISIKPSAGMGEMKADMSGAAAVIGTFMSASKAGLQVELIGFVPAVENMPSGKAIKPGDIIKTASGKSIEVDNTDAEGRLILADALELAHDEKPDAIVDLATLTGACVVALGEYTAGLFTQDDTLAENLFQAGMNTFERLWRLPLWNEYNKLISSDVADVKNVGGKWAGAITAAKFLEKFTTGKVPWAHLDIAGPAIQNNLNNYTQKYMTGFGVRLLFEYLSKL from the coding sequence ATGCTTAATATCAAATTCAAAAATGAAGGGACTAAGACTTCGCTTCTTAAAGATTCCCTTCTTATGCGCTTCCTGTTTGAAGATGAAAACCTTAAAAAACAGCTTGGCGTGCTCGAAAACCTGTACGGAATAAGTATTCCTGAGGTACAGAGAAAAAACATCCTTTCTGAAAAGGGAAGTGAAATTAAAATCTATAACCCTGATGGGCTTCCTTCAATCCTCATCCTTCATAAGGTTAAAACAAAAAAAGATTTTTCAAACGATTACTTCAGGAATTATTTCGCGGGCTTTATATCCTCACTGCACGATGAAAATGTTTCAAACCTGCAGATAGTTCTCCCAGAATTAAGCACGGTGGGAAAATATTTTTCTGATGAAAGCTATTTTTACCAGACATTTATCGAAGGCATACAGCTTGGAAACTACAGGTTCGACAAGTACATGTCTGAAAAGGATAGTTCGAAAACAGTTACCGTATCACTATACGGAAATAAAGCGGGCCTGGATGAAGCAATAAAAAACGGGCTGGCACTTATGGACGGCGTCTGCTTTGCACGCGACCTGGCCAATGAACCCTCGTCCGTCCTGACGCCTGCGGAGCTTGCACAAAGATCAAAAAAGGAGCTTGAAAAGCTGGGCGTTAAAGTAACTATATACGACCTCAAGGATATTCAGAAAAGGGAACTTGGCGGAATTCTTGCCGTCGGACGCGGAAGCGATAACCCGCAGAGGCTCATTGTCTTAAACTATAAACCCGCAAAAGCCAAAAAGAAGATTGCTCTTGTCGGGAAAGGGGTCACTTTCGATTCAGGCGGAATATCCATTAAACCTTCTGCCGGAATGGGTGAAATGAAGGCCGATATGAGCGGTGCCGCGGCCGTTATAGGTACTTTCATGTCGGCCTCAAAGGCCGGACTGCAGGTTGAACTTATAGGGTTTGTTCCCGCGGTTGAAAACATGCCTTCAGGAAAGGCAATTAAACCAGGCGACATTATTAAAACCGCATCGGGAAAATCTATTGAAGTCGATAATACGGACGCCGAGGGAAGACTAATCCTTGCCGACGCACTTGAACTGGCTCACGATGAAAAACCAGACGCAATAGTAGACCTGGCGACACTTACGGGCGCCTGCGTCGTGGCTCTTGGTGAATATACGGCGGGGCTCTTTACACAGGACGATACACTTGCAGAAAACCTTTTCCAGGCCGGAATGAACACTTTCGAAAGACTCTGGCGCCTGCCTCTCTGGAATGAGTACAATAAACTCATCTCGAGCGACGTTGCGGATGTTAAAAACGTGGGAGGGAAGTGGGCCGGGGCTATTACGGCGGCTAAGTTCCTTGAGAAATTTACCACGGGTAAAGTTCCCTGGGCTCACCTCGATATTGCTGGCCCTGCAATTCAAAATAACCTTAATAACTATACCCAGAAATACATGACCGGCTTCGGCGTAAGACTCCTGTTTGAATACCTTTCAAAACTTTAA
- a CDS encoding bifunctional oligoribonuclease/PAP phosphatase NrnA — protein MIDFSYLAKIIRENHTFLITTHVNPDADAIGSEVAFYQILKQLGKTAYIVNHSAVPYNLTFLDTDNVIQKYDAEKHALLLSDVDVLAALDLNNPKRLVRMEDTFVNSTRTKICIDHHQNPSAFVNHFFVDAEYSSTGQIIYDLINETGIVKLDYSTALPIYAAIMTDTGSFRFDRTTPAIHMIVARLLEAGVDPNYVYDQIYDQSHFGKIKLLGESLSSIRLAADNRIAYMVITREALDRSGAQEAEVDGFVNYCLSIRGVKIGMLFFELKDGIKVSFRSKGKIPVNLLAEEFGGGGHTNASGIRLAGAALNDHVAQIVEAAEKYLTVEQK, from the coding sequence ATGATAGATTTCTCATACCTGGCTAAAATCATTAGGGAAAACCATACTTTCTTAATTACAACTCACGTAAACCCGGACGCTGATGCAATCGGCTCCGAGGTGGCCTTTTACCAGATCCTCAAACAGCTCGGTAAAACAGCCTATATAGTTAACCATAGCGCTGTACCCTATAACCTGACGTTCCTGGACACAGATAATGTCATACAGAAATACGACGCTGAAAAACACGCCCTGCTCTTAAGTGACGTGGACGTTCTGGCGGCTCTCGACCTTAATAACCCCAAAAGACTCGTCAGAATGGAGGATACCTTTGTTAACAGCACGAGAACTAAAATCTGCATAGACCACCACCAGAACCCCTCGGCTTTTGTCAACCACTTCTTTGTCGATGCCGAATACTCATCAACTGGACAGATAATTTATGACCTCATAAATGAAACGGGAATTGTTAAGCTCGACTACTCCACGGCTCTTCCCATCTACGCTGCAATAATGACCGATACCGGAAGCTTCCGCTTTGACAGGACTACCCCTGCCATTCACATGATCGTGGCCCGGCTGCTCGAGGCGGGCGTTGACCCAAACTACGTATATGACCAGATCTACGACCAGAGCCATTTCGGCAAAATTAAACTCCTGGGAGAGTCGCTTTCGTCAATCCGCCTGGCTGCCGATAACCGGATCGCCTATATGGTAATTACACGTGAGGCCTTAGACCGCTCAGGCGCACAGGAGGCTGAGGTGGACGGCTTTGTAAACTACTGCCTTTCTATCAGGGGCGTTAAGATAGGCATGCTTTTCTTTGAGCTTAAAGACGGCATAAAGGTCAGCTTCCGCTCTAAAGGTAAAATACCTGTCAACCTCCTGGCTGAGGAGTTCGGCGGAGGGGGCCACACAAACGCCTCCGGAATCCGCCTTGCCGGGGCCGCACTGAACGACCACGTTGCGCAAATTGTAGAGGCCGCGGAAAAGTACCTTACGGTTGAACAGAAATAA
- a CDS encoding 2-oxoacid:ferredoxin oxidoreductase subunit beta, translating to MANNIDSNETKLTAKDFVTDQDVRWCPGCGDYSVLAQTQRTLPDLGLPKEKIVWISGIGCSSRFPYYMNTYGFHTIHGRAAAIATGAKLANPELSVWVATGDGDLLSIGGNHFIHTCRKNIDLKILLFNNRIYGLTKGQYSPTSEKGKVTKSSPYGSLDFPFNPVTLALGAEASFVARSLDRDPKHLQYVLKRAAEHKGTAFVEIYQNCVIFNDGAFDAQANKETKDDNVLFLEHGKPMVFGKNKDKGIIVDGTTPKVVSLTDGKYSVNDLLVHNEFDQSVVLAYLLGQMSNHAEFPTPVGIFRQIKKSTYHEDMMKQIDAVKAKKGEGDLEKLLFSGNTWEVK from the coding sequence ATGGCAAATAACATAGATTCAAACGAAACTAAACTTACTGCTAAAGACTTTGTAACCGACCAGGACGTCAGATGGTGCCCGGGATGCGGAGATTATTCAGTCCTTGCACAGACCCAAAGAACATTGCCCGACCTGGGTCTGCCGAAGGAAAAAATCGTATGGATTTCCGGCATCGGCTGCTCAAGCCGTTTCCCGTACTATATGAATACTTACGGTTTCCATACAATCCACGGCAGGGCTGCTGCAATTGCTACTGGCGCTAAACTCGCTAACCCTGAACTCTCTGTCTGGGTTGCAACCGGCGACGGCGACCTCCTTAGCATCGGCGGCAATCACTTTATTCATACTTGCAGAAAGAATATCGACCTTAAAATCCTGCTCTTTAATAACAGGATTTACGGACTGACAAAAGGGCAGTATTCACCGACTTCTGAAAAGGGTAAGGTAACTAAGAGCTCCCCGTACGGAAGCCTCGATTTCCCATTTAACCCTGTTACACTGGCTTTGGGTGCCGAGGCAAGCTTCGTTGCACGCTCGTTGGACCGTGACCCGAAACACCTCCAGTATGTGCTCAAAAGAGCAGCCGAACATAAGGGTACCGCGTTTGTGGAAATATACCAGAACTGCGTTATCTTTAATGACGGAGCCTTTGACGCACAGGCAAACAAGGAGACAAAGGATGATAACGTTCTTTTCCTTGAACACGGTAAACCGATGGTCTTTGGAAAGAATAAGGATAAGGGAATTATTGTCGATGGTACAACTCCTAAGGTTGTAAGCCTTACGGACGGGAAGTATTCGGTCAACGACCTCCTGGTTCATAACGAATTCGACCAGAGCGTCGTGCTTGCTTACCTGCTGGGGCAGATGAGTAACCACGCTGAATTCCCGACTCCGGTCGGCATATTCAGACAGATCAAAAAGTCTACTTACCATGAAGATATGATGAAACAGATCGATGCCGTTAAAGCTAAAAAAGGCGAAGGCGATCTGGAAAAATTACTCTTCAGCGGTAATACATGGGAAGTTAAATAA